The Carcharodon carcharias isolate sCarCar2 chromosome 17, sCarCar2.pri, whole genome shotgun sequence DNA segment ACGGCGGGCTATGATTGGACAAGCTTGCCCGTCAATCACGCTCTTGCGAGCGAGTTGGGttgtctctcctctccccccccccccccccccccgccccggaggggggggggggggggggggggggcgggcggggcCGGCGGCGGTGTCACGTGACTCAGGCTGGGAGGCCCAGCCTCCCCGTTAAGATGGCGGCGGGAGAGCGGAGCTTACGTCTGGCGCTGACCGCCCTCTGGGCTCTGGCGGCCGGCGGGGAACGCGACGTGGGGGGCGTCCGGCTGGAGAGCGGCGGGGGCCCCGTCCGCATGGAAGGCGGGACGATTCGAGCCAGGCCCGGGGCCCGCTTCCAGCTGAGGGTGTTCGGCCAGCGGCTGGGCTGGGAGGGTTGGCCTTGGCTGGCCTTCAGCCCCCAGCGAGAGTGCGGCAATAACAGCCTGGAGAGGACCTGGATAGAGCTGGGGGAGAACCTGACTGACGGCTCCGTGCTAGTAAGCGTCCAGGCTGGCCAGGCAGGGGGCCTCTACTACCTGTGCACCCAGATTCAGAAGGAGCTGTGGAGGGCCCCTGGAGGCTGGGACACACCCCTGGACATCCAGCCCGCTCACTACCCCCTGGCTGTGTGgggccaggtgctgctcctggccctGCTGCTGCTCTTCTCGGCCTTCTTCAACCTGCTGCACCTCAGCGTCCTGTGGCTGGACCCCCTGGAGCTGCACATCATCCACCACTGCGGCTCGGAGAGGGAGAAGCGGAGCGCCGAGTCGTTGGAGCCCCTCCGCCGGCGGGGCAACCTGGTCCTCTGCTCCCTGGTGCTGGGCAACGTGCTGGCCAACTCGTGCCTGGGCGTTCTGTTCCACCAGGCGCTGGGTGCCATCCTGCCCGCCGTCCTCGCCTGCTCcgccctgctgttcctgctgggcGAGATTCTCCCCTACGCCGTCTGCTCGCGTTACGGCTTTGCCGTCGCCTCCCGCACCACCTGGCTGACCCGTCTGTTCATGGTCCTCGCCGCGCCCCTCGCTTTGCCCGTTGCCCTGCTGCTCGACTGGGCCCTGCGGCAGGACATCAGCACCTGCTACATTCGCGAGAAGATCCTGGAAATGCTGCGCTCCAGCGACCCCTACAGCGAGTTCGTGAAGGAGGAGTTCAGCCGGGGCTCACTGAGGACTAAAGTGGTGGAGGATATCATGACTGGCTTGAAGGACTGCTTCATGCTCAGCACTGAAGCCGTGCTGGACTTCAACACCATGTCTGAAATCATGCAGTGCGGCTACACCAGGATCCCAGTCTATGAAGAGGAGAGGTCCAACATTGTGGACATCGTCTATGTGAAAGACCTTGCCATGGTTGACCCTGAGGACTGCACACCTTTGAACACCATCATCAAATTCTACAACCACCCTCTGCATTTTGTGTTTAACGACACCAAGTTGGATGCCGTGCTGGAAGAGTTTAAGAAAGGTGATTGTTTGTCCCGTTACAAAAATGTTCCTTAGCACAACGCTTGGAGAAGAGCCTTTGAAGGACTTGTGCTCGAGATTAACTGAAATTCTTTCATCTCTCCATCTGCATGGAGATTCTCATAAGCCACGTCCATGCCATGTTTCAATTTAATTCCGCCCTCAGTTCCTGGCTTCTCTGGCCCATCTTTGTCCGATTTCAGAGGCAGCATGAAGTCTGTTGGCACTGGTCTTGCCAGCCATCAGTTGTGGGTTCATCTACGCAAATCTTTAAAAGTGGCTGGACAAGTTAAGAAGGCTGTCTTTTAAACAACAGCATGTATGATCTAGGGCTTTAGAAATAGAGGTTTAGAGTAGAATAGTGAGGACATTaggctgaacctttataaatcatTCCCAAttttgggcatcacactttaggaaggatgtcaggcacttagggagggtgcagaggagatttaccagaatgatagccACGACTTCAGCTACATGGAGGAgctgggatggttttctggatgGGAGTAGAGAGGGGAGGAGAATTGATAGATGTTTTTCCAAATTATAAGGGGCTTTgatggagtagatagggagaaactgtttccagtagcaggagggtcagtaatcagaggaGACAAATTTAAGGTAACCCATTCTGTGCTGGGTTATTGTTTGGCTGTAGTTTATATATAACGGGAGTCCCCAGCATTAGGAGCTGAGTTCCATTACTCAAAAGGACTTGGTTGCAGTTGTTAACACTTAACTGTGGCTGCTATCACGCATTGACACAAGTTGCATAATCCTGCTTTGTCACTAGGAGGCCAGTATCATTCAGCCAAAAAGCACAGCCAATAACTGCTGAGAAGCATCCTGCAAAATCCAGTGTAGGTAGAGGTTTGAGAACTGAAGTGGTTTCAAAGCGGTTGCCTGAGGGCTGAGCTAATTTTCTTAACGTTGAAACAGCAACAACAGCTAGGCAAGAGCCTTTTAAAGTAGTGAACTGTTGCAATGGGTTGGTATAATTTGTGTTATTAGGAGGGGAGCTTCGAAAGCGCTTTAGTGTACCTATATTAGTACCAGACTCTGGTACATCTAATTGTTGTTGATGAGATGTAGGTGGTTTGGATATATCTGGGTGGTTTGGACATATCCTGGTCAGTATCCCAGTGACCAGCAGCACAATTATGGTCTGGTTTACCATTGCCAAATTAAGAAGCAACTTTTTACTTTGAGAATTCTCAACATGTTTCTCTGGAatcttgttttttttccccttatttCCCCAATTTCCTCATCTTTTGGTCAGGATCCTAGGCCCCTATCAGGAGCCTGAGTACAGTAACCGATGCATTCACTTCAAATCTTCATGTTACTTATTGCCTGAAATACGATACATTGAAATCCACTTTTGGATTAATGTACAAGcagaaccaccccccaccccccgtccctGAAGGGAGTTTACCCAGTGAGTTAAATCAAAAAGGGATAAATGCACAGCAGGTCAGTGAACAAATTAAACTGAATGCTGAGAGAGAAGCTGGCATTTTTAGGAAGCTTGGCAAAGCAGAAAAGCGGGGGATACAAGAAGCAACAGATACCAGTCGTCACCTGAGAATTGCTTCGTAGAAAGCTGTTTGGTGACACAAAAGATCACTGAATAACTtgcagctggagtgttgtgtccaattctgggcggTGCACTTTCAGACAGATGTCGTGGCCTTGGTGAGGGTGCAGAtcgatttaccagaatggtagcAAGGGTGGGGTACTTCTTTTGTGGGAGGCTGAGTGTTGTCAAGTGCTTGAGCTGTACAATTAGTgacagagttgatctgcagacacttcttgggtgcatacgttaagtttatttacaatatattcagcagccactacatgtgctttcaactccagctccaactctaactctacactacCTGCTGAGGGAGCCCACGCTactttcctattggttactacagatcatgtgatcttccctaaagGTACATTGCCCACTAAATGAAACCATAATTATTTCATTCCTCCaactttaactcggctatacatgtcatatttacaagtacatatttttcaaggcaacataatatttgcaggaatttacaagttcagtctttcaggtggtttcctggcgCATGTATTGGGCGTGATCTCTCGAAAGCAGAgatggttaaggggagatttagtaAGGGTGTTCAAAATGCTGAGTGGTTTTGATGGAATAGAGGAGGATAAACTGGTTGCGCTGACAGAAGGGTCAGTACCATTTGggtagatttaagataattggcagaagaaccTGGGAgcggggggttggggtgttggatggATGTGGGGGCAATGACTTTTTAAACACAATGAGTTGTTATGTtctagaattcactgcctaaaagggACGTGGAAGCAGACTTATTAGTAACATTTATGAagggaatcggataaatact contains these protein-coding regions:
- the LOC121289758 gene encoding metal transporter CNNM3; amino-acid sequence: MAAGERSLRLALTALWALAAGGERDVGGVRLESGGGPVRMEGGTIRARPGARFQLRVFGQRLGWEGWPWLAFSPQRECGNNSLERTWIELGENLTDGSVLVSVQAGQAGGLYYLCTQIQKELWRAPGGWDTPLDIQPAHYPLAVWGQVLLLALLLLFSAFFNLLHLSVLWLDPLELHIIHHCGSEREKRSAESLEPLRRRGNLVLCSLVLGNVLANSCLGVLFHQALGAILPAVLACSALLFLLGEILPYAVCSRYGFAVASRTTWLTRLFMVLAAPLALPVALLLDWALRQDISTCYIREKILEMLRSSDPYSEFVKEEFSRGSLRTKVVEDIMTGLKDCFMLSTEAVLDFNTMSEIMQCGYTRIPVYEEERSNIVDIVYVKDLAMVDPEDCTPLNTIIKFYNHPLHFVFNDTKLDAVLEEFKKGKSHMAMVQKVNNEGDGDPFYEVLGLVTLGDVIEEIIKSEILDESDNSEVKVKKKPASISSSIERKKEDVSFFKVPDIDLKGKISPQLLLATQRFLSREVELFSPSRVSERVLLHLLKHPSVSQEVKFDENDKLAPEHYLYQRNQPVDYFILVLQGRVEVEIGKEGLKFENGAFTYYGVSALTVPSSVHQSPVTNVKWNRRDPFSKDLLESGENASLSMYCPDYTVRALNDLQVLKVTRLQYLNAIMASRIHNSSPSPDNFELKVMPSSQAKLLKDQNSSTSTSRSKPQTSEEDSPERNAGV